The genomic DNA GAAGAACTGGGGATACCGAAGTACGTGTTCGTAACTGGCAACGCATGGTTCACCGCACTCTTCACTTACTCTCCGGTGCTTGATAAGCAAGTGGTGGGTCAATATGTTGACCAGAAAGAGCCGTTGGAGATACCCGGCTGTAGACCAGTACGACCGGACGAGATTTTCGATGCCATGCTGAACCGGGATGATGAAAACTATGACGTTTACCTAAACCTAGCAGTTGGTGTAACTTTGGCAGATGGAATGTTGATTAACACGTGGGAAGATCTTGAACCTCAAACTCTTAACGCACTACGAACCAATGAGATTTTACGGTCCGTGGTGAAATACAAACCGGTTTACACAGTTGGACCGGTAAACAAAAGATATGAACCGGACGCGTTAAAGGGTGAGGTTGTTGAGTGGCTCGACAAACAACCAGAGCGGTCGGTTATATACGTGTCGTTTGGAAGCGAAGGGACGATATCAGCCGAGCAAATAAATGAGTTGGCTTGGGGTTTGGAGCTAAGCCGACAAAGATTTGTTTGGGTGGTGCGGCCACCGACCGGACATGTGCCCGATGGATCTTTTTTCAAAGCTGGTCAATCAGATGCTACATGTGATTATCTTCCGGAAGGGTTTTTGACGCGAACCCAAAAAGTTGGGCTTGTGGTGTCATCATGGGCCCCACAGGTGGAGATTTTGAACCACACGTCTGTTGCAGGGTTTTTGACACATTGTGGATGGAACTCAACGTTAGAGAGTGTTACGAATGGAGTGCCGATGATTGCATGGCCATTGTATGCAGAGCAGAAGATGAATGCTGCCATGTTGACGGAGGAGCTGAAGGTGGCGGTGAGGCCGGAGGTGTTGCCGACGAAGAAAGTGGTGGGGAGGGAGGATGTTGCTAGGATGGTCATGGATTTAGTGGAGGGTGAAGAAGTAAAAGTAATGAAAATCAATGTAGACATGTTAAAGAAAGGTGCGGAAAAGGCAATACGTGAAAATGGTTCATCTTATATATCAGTTTGTAAGTTCATTGAGGATTGTTGGTCTCAAATTCAGTAGTAAAAAGATATATAAAAAGTTAGATATCATAAATCGCAAAATAATGAATTATGTTTATTTATCCAATACTACTCCTATCTAAGGATCTGTTTCTTTCATAGAACTGTGAGAATAGAGTAATATACTGTATATAAAAGATATAAAACAACAATAAAATGTATTAAGTTTTATAGTAACAAGTATAAGACAACAATAAAGTGTGGTTCAtgaataatttttatttaaactaaTGCATTCGAGTAAATAGTATTTTGAAAACCTACTATGCTAATATTCAACTTGCAATAATGAGTAAGTTGTCTTTTCATAAACCACGAACTTTTAACACCGCATGATTCATATGACGtaaaacatagacaatgttgaATGTATACCGACACGTATTAAACATACGTAGGGTTAAAAAAATCCGAGAGACCAAATGTGACCATCAAACACAATGGCAAGTAGCAACAAAGACGATCAAactcgaaaaaaaaaagttataaaacaaaaactaatatAAAAAACTAAACTTATTTAAGTTTTGTCAGAAAATTATAACAAAATCAAAGTTTTATTACAAAAGTAAAAAATCTTGAAGTTTactaaacaaaaaaaacataaaagataaAACCAAAAAGAAAAGTTTACTATGTATACATGAGCTATTATCGTTAGACAGTTTGTTGtgttttcatctatttttttaaaGTCTAATGAATCATATTAGACTGTTTCTTGtcttttcatctatttttttaacGTCCAATGAAACATATATTACTAATTACTCATTACTTAATGCTATAATTACTCATTACTCGTTAGTGATTACTCAATTACTCATTACTCATTACTCAATGCTATAATTTGCAACATTTTTACGCATAGAAGTGTTGTCTCTTATGCTTTAAAAGTTTTccattttttatacttttaaaccaaaactatttGATTCTTTACTTTTAACCCGAAACTATTTGATTCTTTACTTTTAACCCTAAAAACTTTCCATCTTTATTtataacccaaaactatttgattttttGCTTTTAACCctaaaacttttcatcttttacagtTTAACATCACAACTTTTGTGCTCTATACTTTTCATTTTTCACAAAATTTTCGTTTtctgttctaaattttgcgagttaacatgacgcaatGTGTGTGTGTTTAAACGTTTTACGTCatctatttttcccgtttgacaggttcatcataatgcgcgagtcctagatcgacttagttattttttatatgtttgACGTTTTGGTTTaattcttcgcattaacacgctgcAACTTTAGTGTTGGTGGTCGTTGACAGTAGTGTGACATTGGTGttcgccccgccgcaacgcgatGTGcttaaaactagttattaaataaaacaaacaaacaaagctaGCCGGTAACTAGCCAAAAAGGACTTGGTTATTACACATAAACTGCAACATCAGCATTCCACCCAACTAAAGACATAGTATCATCCCACCCTGTATAAATTGAACCATTCCAAATTGCCCAATCCAGAGCTGCCTCCTTGGATCTACTCTTCACCCACAAAAAGCTAAGGCTCTTAATATCTCCGAAAATTTTCTGCAGTGAATGGTTGCACTGGTTAAAATAACATCATTGCTCGACTTCCATATGCACCACAACATCGTTAGGCGGATTGCATACACAACCTTTTTATACTTGGTCGACCCCCTAGTATGCACCTCCAAATCCAATACATCCATTACGCCAAATGCGAAGAATTTAGATTGCTTAACCCACTGTGAAACTACTGCCCAAACCGCCTGAGCGAAACCACATGAAACAAATAGATATTCACTGGTCTCCGGGATCATCTCGCACAACAGGCACAAAGTAGTCGGTACATTTATGTTTCTCTGGGCCAGCACACACCTTTCTAGGACCCTATTGAGTTCCACCCTTCCATGCCAATATTCCAACCTTTTCTGGGACCCAGGAATTCCAACGAAATACATAGTTAGGCTGAACATACTGTGTTTTGGAGGCACACCTTGACGCTTTTGACCGTGTACTACCAGATCCGTCCAACACCCATTTACACCCATCTCGAGCTTCGCTCAAAGTAGGATTCCCCAACGTAGCCAGCAGCTAAGCCAACTCAGCAGCTTCGACACCCTAACCCGACTATCTCCTCCAGTTCCATTTCCACGACTAACCGTAAGATCCCACTTCTACCCAGTTAGCAACCAAGCAAGATTTGTCTCTGTGTAGTGCAAACAATGCTGGAAAATAGCTTGCCAAAGGGACCTCGAAACCCAGTTGTCCAGCTAGAACATGATCCCCGCACCATTACCTAGTATACCTTCCATTAACCTCATCACATCCACATTATATTAATATCTAATAttaggtaaaggatcctgtaaaaagttcatcttttgtaagaagtgtaagaaataatctaggaatgacaagtgtccatcctcttaattaattcaaaaggatagattagtaattgtacatttttgtcatttaattgatttacaatataactgaaaaaaaaatggCCATGAGAATTTTTAGGGATTGATCGTTTCATATCCATCTTCGATTCAGATCATCTTCTCCGACCATCTTGTTAACCTTCCGTCAT from Helianthus annuus cultivar XRQ/B chromosome 7, HanXRQr2.0-SUNRISE, whole genome shotgun sequence includes the following:
- the LOC110877327 gene encoding anthocyanidin 3-O-glucosyltransferase 5 yields the protein MATKQLHVAMLASPGVGHLLPILLLSHRLATHHNLRVTVLAVTATATIPQYLSQLITSFTTHLSVIQIPAADISAVAPRNANVVTQLCVMMRETIPAIRATISAMNSRPHVFVGDIFSNESWAVAEELGIPKYVFVTGNAWFTALFTYSPVLDKQVVGQYVDQKEPLEIPGCRPVRPDEIFDAMLNRDDENYDVYLNLAVGVTLADGMLINTWEDLEPQTLNALRTNEILRSVVKYKPVYTVGPVNKRYEPDALKGEVVEWLDKQPERSVIYVSFGSEGTISAEQINELAWGLELSRQRFVWVVRPPTGHVPDGSFFKAGQSDATCDYLPEGFLTRTQKVGLVVSSWAPQVEILNHTSVAGFLTHCGWNSTLESVTNGVPMIAWPLYAEQKMNAAMLTEELKVAVRPEVLPTKKVVGREDVARMVMDLVEGEEVKVMKINVDMLKKGAEKAIRENGSSYISVCKFIEDCWSQIQ